A region from the Pseudomonadota bacterium genome encodes:
- a CDS encoding response regulator, which produces MEARICMSDARFSGGAESPPPTRSLRVLLAEDDPASQELALFLLRSRGHEVVMFDNGRDALDAWVRGAFDVVLLDVHMPVMDGVETVRELRRLELGKGKTRVVALTASSHPDELDRLLTYGFDRVLTKPLRFHELFGELETLGEEVQP; this is translated from the coding sequence GTGGAAGCCCGCATCTGCATGAGCGACGCGCGGTTCTCGGGAGGGGCCGAATCCCCCCCACCCACACGCAGCCTTCGGGTTCTGCTGGCGGAAGACGACCCTGCCAGTCAGGAGCTGGCCCTGTTCCTCCTGCGCTCGCGGGGGCACGAGGTGGTGATGTTCGACAATGGCCGCGATGCCCTCGATGCGTGGGTGCGGGGGGCCTTCGACGTGGTGCTGCTCGACGTGCACATGCCGGTGATGGATGGGGTCGAGACCGTGCGCGAGCTGCGCCGGCTCGAGCTGGGCAAAGGCAAGACCCGCGTGGTGGCGCTCACGGCGAGCAGCCACCCAGATGAGCTCGACCGCCTGCTCACCTACGGCTTCGATCGCGTTCTCACCAAGCCGCTTCGATTTCACGAGCTCTTCGGCGAGCTCGAGACCTTGGGAGAAGAAGTACAGCCATGA